In Paenibacillus sp. FSL M7-0420, a single genomic region encodes these proteins:
- a CDS encoding sugar ABC transporter ATP-binding protein, with the protein MDIALSIQQPILQMTRIHKRFPGVKALTDVSLRLFPGEVHALMGENGAGKSTLIKVLTGVYSIDEGLVEMEGTAIFMRSPQESQSAGISTVYQEVNLCPNLTVAENIFIGREPRRFGCIQWKQMNLRAEELLRERMNLHIDVTLPLQSYSVAVQQLVAIARALNISAKVLILDEPTSSLDQNEVDQLFRIMRKLQQEGLSILFVTHFLDQMYEISDRVTILRGGELVGEYMANELSRLDLVLKMIGKELHLLDELPELAAQDKNSLGDELLRAEGLGRRGGIEPFDLNIRKGEVVGLAGLLGSGRTEAARLLFGADKPDFGQVILPSTGGGVHSPREAIGRRIAFCSENRKTEGIIGDLTVRENIILALQAKDGMFKTIPRKRQEELAGEYIRMLNINPPSPDQLIKNLSGGNQQKVLLARWLLTEPELFILDEPTRGIDIGAKAEIQKLVLTLSRQGMSFLFISSELEEVLRVSDRIAILRDRRKVKEISEKDMSQQQIMQAIAGG; encoded by the coding sequence GTGGATATAGCCTTGAGCATACAGCAGCCCATACTGCAAATGACCCGGATACATAAACGGTTTCCGGGGGTGAAAGCCCTGACAGATGTGAGTCTGCGCCTGTTCCCCGGCGAGGTTCATGCCTTGATGGGCGAGAATGGCGCCGGCAAGTCCACCTTGATCAAGGTGTTGACCGGCGTCTATTCGATTGACGAGGGCCTTGTGGAGATGGAGGGTACCGCCATCTTCATGCGCAGCCCGCAGGAATCACAGTCTGCGGGCATCAGCACCGTGTACCAGGAGGTGAATCTGTGCCCCAACCTGACCGTGGCCGAGAACATCTTCATCGGCCGGGAGCCGCGGCGGTTCGGCTGCATCCAGTGGAAGCAGATGAATCTGCGGGCAGAAGAGCTGCTCCGGGAACGGATGAATCTGCACATCGACGTCACCCTGCCTCTACAGAGCTACTCTGTTGCAGTTCAGCAATTGGTTGCCATTGCCAGAGCGCTGAATATCTCAGCGAAGGTGCTGATTCTGGATGAGCCGACCTCAAGCCTGGATCAGAATGAAGTGGATCAGCTGTTCCGCATTATGAGGAAGCTTCAGCAGGAGGGGCTGTCGATCCTGTTTGTGACGCATTTTCTGGACCAGATGTATGAAATCTCCGACCGGGTCACCATTCTGCGCGGCGGTGAGCTGGTCGGAGAATACATGGCGAACGAGCTAAGCCGCCTGGATCTCGTACTCAAAATGATCGGCAAGGAGCTTCATCTGTTGGATGAGCTGCCTGAGCTTGCAGCACAGGACAAGAACAGCCTGGGCGATGAGCTGCTGAGGGCGGAAGGGCTGGGCCGCCGGGGCGGAATCGAGCCGTTCGACCTGAATATCCGTAAGGGAGAGGTCGTCGGACTGGCCGGGCTGCTGGGTTCCGGGCGGACGGAGGCGGCACGGCTGTTGTTCGGTGCCGACAAGCCGGACTTCGGGCAAGTGATCCTGCCGTCAACTGGCGGCGGGGTGCACTCCCCCCGGGAAGCCATAGGACGGCGGATCGCCTTCTGCTCGGAGAACCGCAAGACCGAGGGAATCATCGGCGATCTGACAGTAAGAGAGAACATTATTCTGGCGCTCCAGGCCAAGGACGGGATGTTCAAGACGATCCCGCGCAAGCGGCAGGAGGAGCTGGCCGGAGAATACATCCGCATGCTGAATATCAACCCTCCCAGCCCGGACCAGCTGATCAAGAACCTCAGCGGCGGCAATCAGCAGAAGGTGCTGCTGGCCCGCTGGCTGCTGACGGAGCCGGAGCTGTTCATCCTCGATGAGCCGACGCGGGGCATCGATATCGGAGCCAAGGCAGAGATTCAGAAGCTGGTGCTGACGCTCTCCCGGCAGGGGATGTCGTTCCTGTTCATCTCCTCGGAGCTGGAGGAGGTGCTGCGGGTCAGCGACCGGATCGCCATTCTGCGCGACCGCCGCAAGGTGAAGGAAATTTCAGAGAAGGACATGAGCCAGCAGCAGATTATGCAGGCGATTGCGGGAGGCTGA
- a CDS encoding ABC transporter substrate-binding protein, with protein sequence MKKLGKVGAVLALTLSMTLLGACSSNNGGNTAADAGKTDSAATKAPAANATKEAKDITLGFSQVGAESGWRSANTKSIQDSAKEAGYTLKFSDAQQKQENQIKALRSFIQQKVDVISFSPVVESGWDTVLKEAKAAGIPVVLTDRAVDSKDTSLYVTFLGSDFVEEGRKAGKWLTEQYKDASEDVNIVELQGTTGSAPANDRMAGFAETIKDNPHLKVIASQTGDFTRAKGKEVMQAFLKANKDIDVLYAHNDDMALGAIQAIEAAGLKPGQDIKIISVDAVKDGMQAASEGKINFIVECNPLLGPQLMQVVKDVVDGKPVEARIVTEETTFTSEQAKEALPSRQY encoded by the coding sequence ATGAAAAAGCTTGGAAAAGTGGGGGCTGTGCTGGCCCTGACCCTGTCTATGACCCTGTTAGGGGCATGCAGCAGCAATAACGGCGGGAACACGGCGGCGGATGCGGGCAAGACAGACAGTGCAGCAACGAAGGCGCCGGCGGCAAATGCCACCAAAGAGGCCAAGGACATCACGCTCGGCTTCTCACAGGTTGGGGCGGAGAGCGGCTGGCGCAGCGCGAATACGAAGTCCATTCAGGATTCAGCCAAGGAAGCGGGCTACACACTGAAATTCTCGGATGCCCAGCAGAAGCAGGAGAATCAGATTAAGGCACTGCGTTCTTTTATCCAGCAAAAGGTCGATGTCATCTCCTTCTCTCCGGTAGTAGAATCCGGCTGGGATACTGTGCTGAAGGAAGCGAAAGCGGCGGGCATTCCTGTGGTTCTGACCGACCGTGCGGTAGATTCCAAGGATACCTCGCTGTATGTTACCTTCCTGGGCTCCGATTTCGTGGAAGAAGGCCGCAAGGCAGGGAAGTGGCTGACCGAGCAGTATAAGGACGCTTCAGAGGACGTTAACATTGTGGAGCTGCAGGGAACTACAGGCTCTGCTCCGGCCAATGACCGGATGGCAGGCTTCGCCGAGACCATTAAGGATAACCCGCACCTCAAGGTCATTGCTTCACAGACCGGCGACTTCACCCGCGCCAAGGGCAAGGAAGTCATGCAGGCCTTCCTGAAGGCCAATAAGGATATCGATGTGCTGTATGCCCATAACGACGATATGGCGCTGGGGGCGATTCAGGCGATTGAAGCAGCAGGTCTGAAGCCGGGCCAGGATATCAAGATTATCTCTGTCGATGCCGTGAAGGACGGCATGCAGGCCGCCAGTGAAGGTAAAATCAACTTCATCGTCGAGTGCAACCCGCTGCTTGGACCTCAGCTGATGCAGGTAGTGAAGGATGTGGTCGACGGCAAGCCGGTAGAGGCCCGGATCGTGACCGAGGAGACAACCTTCACTTCCGAGCAGGCCAAGGAAGCTTTGCCTAGCCGCCAGTATTAA